A DNA window from Pongo abelii isolate AG06213 chromosome 2, NHGRI_mPonAbe1-v2.0_pri, whole genome shotgun sequence contains the following coding sequences:
- the TNK2 gene encoding activated CDC42 kinase 1 isoform X13, with the protein MPAARRFPGLELSFPLLARLRRRLYTRLGGGSMQPEEGTGWLLELLSEVQLQQYFLRLRDDLNITRLSHFEYVKNEDLEKIGMGRPGQRRLWEAVKRRKALCKRKSWMSKVFSGKRLEAEFPAHHSQSTFRKTSPAPGGPAGEGPLQSLTCLIGEKDLRLLEKLGDGSFGVVRRGEWDAPSGKTVSVAVKCLKPDVLSQPEAMDDFIREVNAMHSLDHRNLIRLYGVVLTPPMKMVTELAPLGSLLDRLRKHQGHFLLGTLSRYAVQVAEGMGYLESKRFIHRDLAARNLLLATRDLVKIGDFGLMRALPQNDDHYVMQEHRKVPFAWCAPESLKTRTFSHASDTWMFGVTLWEMFTYGQEPWIGLNGSQILHKIDKEGERLPRPEDCPQDIYNVMVQCWAHKPEDRPTFVALRDFLLEAQPTDMRALQDFEEADKLHIQMNDVITVIEGRAENYWWRGQNTRTLCVGPFPRNVVTSVAGLSAQDISQPLQNSFIHTGHGDSDPRHCWGFPDRIDELYLGNPLDPPDLLSVELSTSRPPQHLGGVKKPTYDPVSEDQDPLSSDFKRLGLRKPGLPRGLWLAKPSARVPGTKAGRGSGAEVTLIDFGEEPVVPALRPCAPSLAQLAMDACSLLDETPPQSPTRALPRPLHPTPVVDWDARPLPPPPAYDDVAQDEDDFEVCSINSTPVGAGVPAGPSQGQTNYAFVPEQARPPPPLEDNLFLPPQGGGKPPSSAQTAEIFQALQQECMRQLQVPAGSPAPSPSPGGDDKPQVPPRVPIPPRPTRPHVQLSPASSGEEETGRWPGPASPPRVPPREPLTPQGSRTPSPLVPSGSSPLPSRLSSSPGKTMPTTQSFASDPKYATPQVIQAPGPRAGPCILPIVRDGKKVSSTHYYLLPERPSYLERYQRFLREARSPEEPAPLPVPLLLPPPSTPAPAAPTATVRPMPQAALDPKANFSTNNSNPGARPPAPRATARPPQRGCPGDGPEAGRPADKIQMVEQLFGLGLRPRGECHKVLEMFDWNLEQAGCHLLGSWGPAHHK; encoded by the exons agGCTGGGAGGCGGCAGCATGCAGCCAGAGGAGGGCACAGGCTGGCTGCTGGAGCTGCTGTCCGAGGTGCAGCTGCAACAGTACTTCCTGCGGCTCCGAGATGACCTCAATATCACCCGCCTGTCCCACTTTGAGTACGTCAAGAATGAGGACCTGGAGAAGATCGGCATGGGCCGGCCTG GCCAGCGGCGGCTGTGGGAGGCTGTGAAGAGGAGGAAGGCCTTGTGCAAACGCAAGTCGTGGATGAGTAAG GTGTTCAGTGGAAAGCGACTGGAGGCTGAGTTCCCCGCTCATCACTCTCAGAGCACCTTCCGGAAGACCTCGCCCGCCCCTGGGGGCCCAGCAGGGGAGGGACCCCTGCAGAGCCTTACCTGCCTCATTGGGGAGAAGGACCTGCGCCTCCTGGAGAAGCTGGGCGATGGCTCCTTTGGCGTGGTGCGCAGGGGCGAGTGGGACGCGCCCTCAGGGAAGACG GTGAGTGTGGCTGTGAAGTGCCTGAAGCCCGATGTCCTGAGCCAGCCGGAAGCCATGGACGACTTCATCCGGGAGGTCAATGCTATGCACTCGCTCGACCACCGAAACCTCATCCGCCTCTACGGGGTGGTGCTCACGCCGCCCATGAAGATG GTGACAGAGCTGGCACCTCTGGGATCGTTGTTGGACCGGCTACGTAAGCACCAGGGCCACTTCCTCCTGGGGACTCTGAGCCGCTACGCTGTGCAGGTGGCTGAGGGCATGGGCTACCTGGAGTCCAAGCGCTTTATTCACCGTGACCTGGCTGCCCGCAATCTGCTGTTGGCTACCCGCGACCTGGTCAAGATCGGGGACTTTGGGCTGATGCGAGCACTACCTCAGAATGACGACCATTACGTCATGCAGGAACATCGCAAGGTGCCCTTCGCCTG GTGTGCCCCTGAGAGCCTGAAGACACGCACCTTCTCCCATGCCAGCGACACCTGGATGTTCGGGGTGACACTGTGGGAAATGTTCACCTACGGCCAGGAGCCCTGGATCGGCCTCAACGGCAGTCAG ATCCTGCATAAGATCGACAAAGAGGGGGAGCGGCTGCCTCGGCCCGAGGACTGTCCCCAGGACATCTACAATGTCATGGTCCAGTGCTGGGCTCACAAGCCAGAGGACAGACCCACGTTTGTGGCCCTGCGGGACTTCCTGCTGGAG gcccagcccacGGACATGCGGGCCCTTCAGGACTTTGAGGAAGCGGACAAGCTGCACATCCAGATGAATGATGTCATCACCGTTATCGAGGGAAG GGCCGAGAACTACTGGTGGCGTGGCCAGAACACGCGGACGCTGTGTGTGGGGCCCTTCCCTCGCAACGTGGTGACCTCCGTGGCCGGCCTGTCGGCCCAGGACATCAGCCAGCCCCTGCAGAACAGCTTCATCCACACGGGGCATGGCGACAGTGACCCCCGCCACTGCTGGGGCTTCCCGGACAGGATTGACGA ACTGTATCTGGGAAACCCCCTGGACCCCCCCGACCTGCTGAGCGTGGAACTGAGCACCTCCCGGCCCCCCCAGCATCTAGGAGGGGTGAAAA AACCAACCTATGACCCTGTGAGCGAAGACCAAGACCCCCTGTCCAGCGACTTCAAGAGGCTGGGCCTGCGGAAGCCAGGCCTGCCCCGAGGGCTGTGGCTGGCGAAGCCCTCGGCGCGCGTGCCGGGCACCAAGGCCGGCCGAGGCAGCGGGGCTGAGGTCACGCTCATCGACTTTGGTGAGGAGCCCGTGGTCCCGGCCCTACGGCCCTGTGCGCCCTCCCTGGCGCAGCTGGCCATGGACGCCTGCTCCCTGCTGGACGAGACCCCGCCTCAGAGCCCCACGCGGGCACTGCCCCGGCCCCTGCACCCCACGCCTGTGGTGGACTGGGACGCACGCCCGCTGCCTCCCCCGCCCGCTTATGACGATGTGGCCCAGGATGAGGATGACTTTGAGGTCTGCTCCATCAACAGCACCCCGGTGGGCGCGGGGGTCCCTGCCGGGCCCAGCCAGGGCCAGACCAACTACGCATTTGTGCCTGAGCAGGCGCGGCCGCCCCCTCCCCTAGAGGACAACCTGTTCCTCCCGCCCCAGGGTGGGGGCAAGCCGCCCAGCTCCGCACAGACGGCAGAGATCTTCCAGGCTCTACAGCAGGAGTGCATGAGGCAACTGCAGGTTCCAGCCGGCTCCCCGGCCCCCTCTCCCAGCCCGGGGGGTGACGACAAGCCCCAGGTGCCCCCTCGGGTACCCATCCCCCCTCGGCCGACGCGCCCACACGTCCAGCTGTCTCCAGCCTCCTCGGGCGAGGAGGAGACCGGTCGGTGGCCTGGACCTGCCTCCCCTCCCCGGGTGCCTCCACGGGAGCCCCTGACCCCTCAAGGCTCGAGGACACCCAGCCCCCTGGTACCATCTGGCAGCTCCCCGCTGCCATCCCGGCTCTCAAGCTCACCTGGGAAGACCATGCCCACCACCCAGAGCTTCGCCTCAGACCCCAAGTACGCCACCCCCCAGGTGATCCAGGCGCCTGGCCCGCGGGCCGGTCCCTGCATCCTGCCCATCGTCCGGGATGGCAAGAAGGTCAGCAGCACCCACTATTACTTGCTGCCCGAGCGACCGTCCTACCTGGAGCGCTACCAGCGCTTCCTGCGTGAGGCCCGGAGCCCCGAGGAGCCAGCCCCGCTGCCTGTGCCTCTGCTGCTGCCCCCCCCCAGCACCCCAGCCCCCGCCGCCCCCACGGCCACCGTGCGGCCGATGCCCCAGGCCGCCTTGGACCCCAAGGCCAACTTCTCCACCAACAACAGCAACCCAGGGGCCCGGCCACCAGCCCCGAGGGCCACTGCTCGGCCACCACAGAGGGGCTGCCCTGGCGATGGGCCAGAGGCGGGCCGACCAGCAGACAAGATCCAGATG GTGGAGCAGCTCTTTGGGCTGGGTCTACGGCCCAGAGGGGAGTGCCACAAAGTGCTGGAAATGTTCGACTGGAACCTGGAGCAGGCCGGCTGCCACCTTCTGGGCTCCTGGGGCCCTGCCCACCACAAGTGA
- the TNK2 gene encoding activated CDC42 kinase 1 isoform X6 — protein MPAARRFPGLELSFPLLARLRRRLYTRLGGGSMQPEEGTGWLLELLSEVQLQQYFLRLRDDLNITRLSHFEYVKNEDLEKIGMGRPGQRRLWEAVKRRKALCKRKSWMSKVFSGKRLEAEFPAHHSQSTFRKTSPAPGGPAGEGPLQSLTCLIGEKDLRLLEKLGDGSFGVVRRGEWDAPSGKTVSVAVKCLKPDVLSQPEAMDDFIREVNAMHSLDHRNLIRLYGVVLTPPMKMVTELAPLGSLLDRLRKHQGHFLLGTLSRYAVQVAEGMGYLESKRFIHRDLAARNLLLATRDLVKIGDFGLMRALPQNDDHYVMQEHRKVPFAWCAPESLKTRTFSHASDTWMFGVTLWEMFTYGQEPWIGLNGSQILHKIDKEGERLPRPEDCPQDIYNVMVQCWAHKPEDRPTFVALRDFLLEAQPTDMRALQDFEEADKLHIQMNDVITVIEGRAENYWWRGQNTRTLCVGPFPRNVVTSVAGLSAQDISQPLQNSFIHTGHGDSDPRHCWGFPDRIDELYLGNPLDPPDLLSVELSTSRPPQHLGGVKREPPPRPPQPAFFTQKPTYDPVSEDQDPLSSDFKRLGLRKPGLPRGLWLAKPSARVPGTKAGRGSGAEVTLIDFGEEPVVPALRPCAPSLAQLAMDACSLLDETPPQSPTRALPRPLHPTPVVDWDARPLPPPPAYDDVAQDEDDFEVCSINSTPVGAGVPAGPSQGQTNYAFVPEQARPPPPLEDNLFLPPQGGGKPPSSAQTAEIFQALQQECMRQLQVPAGSPAPSPSPGGDDKPQVPPRVPIPPRPTRPHVQLSPASSGEEETGRWPGPASPPRVPPREPLTPQGSRTPSPLVPSGSSPLPSRLSSSPGKTMPTTQSFASDPKYATPQVIQAPGPRAGPCILPIVRDGKKVSSTHYYLLPERPSYLERYQRFLREARSPEEPAPLPVPLLLPPPSTPAPAAPTATVRPMPQAALDPKANFSTNNSNPGARPPAPRATARPPQRGCPGDGPEAGRPADKIQMLQAMVHGVTTDECQAALQSHGWSVQRAAQYLKVEQLFGLGLRPRGECHKVLEMFDWNLEQAGCHLLGSWGPAHHK, from the exons agGCTGGGAGGCGGCAGCATGCAGCCAGAGGAGGGCACAGGCTGGCTGCTGGAGCTGCTGTCCGAGGTGCAGCTGCAACAGTACTTCCTGCGGCTCCGAGATGACCTCAATATCACCCGCCTGTCCCACTTTGAGTACGTCAAGAATGAGGACCTGGAGAAGATCGGCATGGGCCGGCCTG GCCAGCGGCGGCTGTGGGAGGCTGTGAAGAGGAGGAAGGCCTTGTGCAAACGCAAGTCGTGGATGAGTAAG GTGTTCAGTGGAAAGCGACTGGAGGCTGAGTTCCCCGCTCATCACTCTCAGAGCACCTTCCGGAAGACCTCGCCCGCCCCTGGGGGCCCAGCAGGGGAGGGACCCCTGCAGAGCCTTACCTGCCTCATTGGGGAGAAGGACCTGCGCCTCCTGGAGAAGCTGGGCGATGGCTCCTTTGGCGTGGTGCGCAGGGGCGAGTGGGACGCGCCCTCAGGGAAGACG GTGAGTGTGGCTGTGAAGTGCCTGAAGCCCGATGTCCTGAGCCAGCCGGAAGCCATGGACGACTTCATCCGGGAGGTCAATGCTATGCACTCGCTCGACCACCGAAACCTCATCCGCCTCTACGGGGTGGTGCTCACGCCGCCCATGAAGATG GTGACAGAGCTGGCACCTCTGGGATCGTTGTTGGACCGGCTACGTAAGCACCAGGGCCACTTCCTCCTGGGGACTCTGAGCCGCTACGCTGTGCAGGTGGCTGAGGGCATGGGCTACCTGGAGTCCAAGCGCTTTATTCACCGTGACCTGGCTGCCCGCAATCTGCTGTTGGCTACCCGCGACCTGGTCAAGATCGGGGACTTTGGGCTGATGCGAGCACTACCTCAGAATGACGACCATTACGTCATGCAGGAACATCGCAAGGTGCCCTTCGCCTG GTGTGCCCCTGAGAGCCTGAAGACACGCACCTTCTCCCATGCCAGCGACACCTGGATGTTCGGGGTGACACTGTGGGAAATGTTCACCTACGGCCAGGAGCCCTGGATCGGCCTCAACGGCAGTCAG ATCCTGCATAAGATCGACAAAGAGGGGGAGCGGCTGCCTCGGCCCGAGGACTGTCCCCAGGACATCTACAATGTCATGGTCCAGTGCTGGGCTCACAAGCCAGAGGACAGACCCACGTTTGTGGCCCTGCGGGACTTCCTGCTGGAG gcccagcccacGGACATGCGGGCCCTTCAGGACTTTGAGGAAGCGGACAAGCTGCACATCCAGATGAATGATGTCATCACCGTTATCGAGGGAAG GGCCGAGAACTACTGGTGGCGTGGCCAGAACACGCGGACGCTGTGTGTGGGGCCCTTCCCTCGCAACGTGGTGACCTCCGTGGCCGGCCTGTCGGCCCAGGACATCAGCCAGCCCCTGCAGAACAGCTTCATCCACACGGGGCATGGCGACAGTGACCCCCGCCACTGCTGGGGCTTCCCGGACAGGATTGACGA ACTGTATCTGGGAAACCCCCTGGACCCCCCCGACCTGCTGAGCGTGGAACTGAGCACCTCCCGGCCCCCCCAGCATCTAGGAGGGGTGAAAA GGGAGCCTCCAcctcgcccacctcagcctgccttcTTCACTCAGA AACCAACCTATGACCCTGTGAGCGAAGACCAAGACCCCCTGTCCAGCGACTTCAAGAGGCTGGGCCTGCGGAAGCCAGGCCTGCCCCGAGGGCTGTGGCTGGCGAAGCCCTCGGCGCGCGTGCCGGGCACCAAGGCCGGCCGAGGCAGCGGGGCTGAGGTCACGCTCATCGACTTTGGTGAGGAGCCCGTGGTCCCGGCCCTACGGCCCTGTGCGCCCTCCCTGGCGCAGCTGGCCATGGACGCCTGCTCCCTGCTGGACGAGACCCCGCCTCAGAGCCCCACGCGGGCACTGCCCCGGCCCCTGCACCCCACGCCTGTGGTGGACTGGGACGCACGCCCGCTGCCTCCCCCGCCCGCTTATGACGATGTGGCCCAGGATGAGGATGACTTTGAGGTCTGCTCCATCAACAGCACCCCGGTGGGCGCGGGGGTCCCTGCCGGGCCCAGCCAGGGCCAGACCAACTACGCATTTGTGCCTGAGCAGGCGCGGCCGCCCCCTCCCCTAGAGGACAACCTGTTCCTCCCGCCCCAGGGTGGGGGCAAGCCGCCCAGCTCCGCACAGACGGCAGAGATCTTCCAGGCTCTACAGCAGGAGTGCATGAGGCAACTGCAGGTTCCAGCCGGCTCCCCGGCCCCCTCTCCCAGCCCGGGGGGTGACGACAAGCCCCAGGTGCCCCCTCGGGTACCCATCCCCCCTCGGCCGACGCGCCCACACGTCCAGCTGTCTCCAGCCTCCTCGGGCGAGGAGGAGACCGGTCGGTGGCCTGGACCTGCCTCCCCTCCCCGGGTGCCTCCACGGGAGCCCCTGACCCCTCAAGGCTCGAGGACACCCAGCCCCCTGGTACCATCTGGCAGCTCCCCGCTGCCATCCCGGCTCTCAAGCTCACCTGGGAAGACCATGCCCACCACCCAGAGCTTCGCCTCAGACCCCAAGTACGCCACCCCCCAGGTGATCCAGGCGCCTGGCCCGCGGGCCGGTCCCTGCATCCTGCCCATCGTCCGGGATGGCAAGAAGGTCAGCAGCACCCACTATTACTTGCTGCCCGAGCGACCGTCCTACCTGGAGCGCTACCAGCGCTTCCTGCGTGAGGCCCGGAGCCCCGAGGAGCCAGCCCCGCTGCCTGTGCCTCTGCTGCTGCCCCCCCCCAGCACCCCAGCCCCCGCCGCCCCCACGGCCACCGTGCGGCCGATGCCCCAGGCCGCCTTGGACCCCAAGGCCAACTTCTCCACCAACAACAGCAACCCAGGGGCCCGGCCACCAGCCCCGAGGGCCACTGCTCGGCCACCACAGAGGGGCTGCCCTGGCGATGGGCCAGAGGCGGGCCGACCAGCAGACAAGATCCAGATG CTGCAGGCCATGGTGCATGGGGTGACCACAGACGAGTGCCAGGCGGCCCTGCAGAGCCACGGCTGGAGCGTGCAGAGGGCTGCCCAGTATCTGAAG GTGGAGCAGCTCTTTGGGCTGGGTCTACGGCCCAGAGGGGAGTGCCACAAAGTGCTGGAAATGTTCGACTGGAACCTGGAGCAGGCCGGCTGCCACCTTCTGGGCTCCTGGGGCCCTGCCCACCACAAGTGA